From Leopardus geoffroyi isolate Oge1 chromosome B4, O.geoffroyi_Oge1_pat1.0, whole genome shotgun sequence, a single genomic window includes:
- the ENDOU gene encoding uridylate-specific endoribonuclease isoform X1: MRACVPLIVAMLCSLAWAGKMESCASRCNEKFNRDAACHCDRRCPRHGDCCEDYDQLCTVEEDPNEPEPFLELEEETEAPVSHLYSAPSSCRDRCQEAFDRHQPCHCDARCPEFGNCCKDFESLCGHEGFSYSSDAITKEELQSISEKIYRADTNKAQKEDVIINSQNRISPSETRDQVDCCPEPLFTYVNEKLFSKPTYATFINLLNNYQRATGRGEHFSAQQLAEQDAFLREVMKTAVMKELYAFLHHQNRYSSEQEFVSDLKNMWFGLYSRGNGEEDSSGFEHVFSGEVKKGKVTGFHNWIRFYMQEKEGLVDYYSHIYDGPWDSYPDVLAMQFNWDGYYKEVGSAFIGSSPEFEFALYSLCFIARPGKVCQLSLGGYPLAIQTYTWDKSTYGNGKKYVATAYVVSSTQ; the protein is encoded by the exons GAAAAATGGAGTCATGTGCGTCTCGCTGTAATGAGAAATTTAACCGGGATGCTGCTTGCCACTGTGACCGCCGGTGTCCCCGGCACGGGGACTGCTGTGAAGACTATGACCAGCTGTGTACCG TGGAAGAGGACCCCAACGAGCCAGAGCCATTCCTGGagctggaggaagagacagaggccCCAGTGAGCC ACTTGTACTCGGCGCCCAGCTCCTGCCGGGACCGCTGCCAGGAGGCCTTCGACAGGCACCAACCATGCCACTGTGATGCCCGCTGCCCAGAGTTTGGGAACTGCTGCAAGGATTTCGAGAGCCTGTGTGGCCACG AAGGCTTCTCCTACAGCAGTGACGCCATAACCAAGGAGGAACTGCAGAGCATCTCTGAGAAGATCTACAGGGCAGACACCAACAAAGCCCAGAAGGAAGATGTCATTATTAACAGCCAAAACCGCATCTCGCCCTCGGAGACCAGAGACCAAGTGGACTGCTGCCCAGAGCC GCTCTTCACATATGTCAACGAGAAGCTGTTTTCCAAGCCGACCTACGCCACCTTCATCAACCTCCTCAACAACTACCAGCGGGCCACGGGCCGTGGGGAGCACTTCAGTGCCCAGCAGCTGGCCGAGCAGGATGCCTTCCTCAGAGAGGTCATGAAGACCGCGGTCATGAAGGAACTCTATGCCTTCCTCCATCACCAGA ACCGCTACAGCTCGGAACAAGAGTTTGTCAGTGACTTGAAGAACATGTGGTTTGGGCTCTATTCAAGAGGCAATGGAGAGGAAGACTCAAGTGGCTTTGAACATGTCTTCTCAG GTGAAGTCAAAAAAGGCAAAGTCACTGGCTTCCATAACTGGATCCGCTTCTACATGCAAGAGAAGGAGGGCCTGGTCGACTATTACAGTCACATCTATGACGGCCCT TGGGATTCTTACCCCGACGTGTTAGCCATGCAGTTCAACTGGGACGGCTACTACAAGGAAGTGGGCTCAGCCTTCATCGGCAGCAGCCCTGAGTTTGAGTTTGCGCTCTACTCCCTGTGCTTCATTGCCAGGCCCGGCAAAGT GTGCCAGTTAAGCCTGGGTGGATACCCCTTGGCCATCCAGACCTATACGTGGGACAAGTCCACCTATGGAAATGGCAAGAAATACGTCGCCACAGCCTATGTGGTATCTTCCACCCAATAG
- the ENDOU gene encoding uridylate-specific endoribonuclease isoform X2: MESCASRCNEKFNRDAACHCDRRCPRHGDCCEDYDQLCTVEEDPNEPEPFLELEEETEAPVSHLYSAPSSCRDRCQEAFDRHQPCHCDARCPEFGNCCKDFESLCGHEGFSYSSDAITKEELQSISEKIYRADTNKAQKEDVIINSQNRISPSETRDQVDCCPEPLFTYVNEKLFSKPTYATFINLLNNYQRATGRGEHFSAQQLAEQDAFLREVMKTAVMKELYAFLHHQNRYSSEQEFVSDLKNMWFGLYSRGNGEEDSSGFEHVFSGEVKKGKVTGFHNWIRFYMQEKEGLVDYYSHIYDGPWDSYPDVLAMQFNWDGYYKEVGSAFIGSSPEFEFALYSLCFIARPGKVCQLSLGGYPLAIQTYTWDKSTYGNGKKYVATAYVVSSTQ, from the exons ATGGAGTCATGTGCGTCTCGCTGTAATGAGAAATTTAACCGGGATGCTGCTTGCCACTGTGACCGCCGGTGTCCCCGGCACGGGGACTGCTGTGAAGACTATGACCAGCTGTGTACCG TGGAAGAGGACCCCAACGAGCCAGAGCCATTCCTGGagctggaggaagagacagaggccCCAGTGAGCC ACTTGTACTCGGCGCCCAGCTCCTGCCGGGACCGCTGCCAGGAGGCCTTCGACAGGCACCAACCATGCCACTGTGATGCCCGCTGCCCAGAGTTTGGGAACTGCTGCAAGGATTTCGAGAGCCTGTGTGGCCACG AAGGCTTCTCCTACAGCAGTGACGCCATAACCAAGGAGGAACTGCAGAGCATCTCTGAGAAGATCTACAGGGCAGACACCAACAAAGCCCAGAAGGAAGATGTCATTATTAACAGCCAAAACCGCATCTCGCCCTCGGAGACCAGAGACCAAGTGGACTGCTGCCCAGAGCC GCTCTTCACATATGTCAACGAGAAGCTGTTTTCCAAGCCGACCTACGCCACCTTCATCAACCTCCTCAACAACTACCAGCGGGCCACGGGCCGTGGGGAGCACTTCAGTGCCCAGCAGCTGGCCGAGCAGGATGCCTTCCTCAGAGAGGTCATGAAGACCGCGGTCATGAAGGAACTCTATGCCTTCCTCCATCACCAGA ACCGCTACAGCTCGGAACAAGAGTTTGTCAGTGACTTGAAGAACATGTGGTTTGGGCTCTATTCAAGAGGCAATGGAGAGGAAGACTCAAGTGGCTTTGAACATGTCTTCTCAG GTGAAGTCAAAAAAGGCAAAGTCACTGGCTTCCATAACTGGATCCGCTTCTACATGCAAGAGAAGGAGGGCCTGGTCGACTATTACAGTCACATCTATGACGGCCCT TGGGATTCTTACCCCGACGTGTTAGCCATGCAGTTCAACTGGGACGGCTACTACAAGGAAGTGGGCTCAGCCTTCATCGGCAGCAGCCCTGAGTTTGAGTTTGCGCTCTACTCCCTGTGCTTCATTGCCAGGCCCGGCAAAGT GTGCCAGTTAAGCCTGGGTGGATACCCCTTGGCCATCCAGACCTATACGTGGGACAAGTCCACCTATGGAAATGGCAAGAAATACGTCGCCACAGCCTATGTGGTATCTTCCACCCAATAG